The Nocardioides ochotonae genome segment GTCCGCACGACTTGAGCCGCTCGGGGTGGATGCCGTTGACGGCGTCGAGGTGGTCCTCCTGAGAGAGGAACGTCATCGTGGTGCCCTCGGTCTGCCCGTAGCCCTGGATCAGGGTGCACGGGAAGGAGTCGAGCGCCTGGCGCACGATGTTGGACGGCATCGGACCGCCGCCGTACTGGATGTTGCGCAGGCTGGACAGGTCGTACTGGGCGAAGCCGGGCTCGGCCATCATCCAGTTGAGCATCGTGGTGACGCCGAGGAACGCCGAGACCTTCTCGTGCTCGATCAGGTCGAGGGCGAGCTTGGGAGCGAAGTTCATCAGCACGAGTGGGCAGCCGTGCTTCAGGTAGTTCATCGCCAGCACGATCGGGATGTGGTACATCTGCCCGGTCAGCATGTAGACGTCCGTCGACACGATCCGCTCGGCCACCGTCTGGTTGAGCATGCCGGCCGCAGCGCTTCGATGGGTGTGCAGCGCGCCCTTCGAGTCACCCGTCGTGCCGCCGGTGTAGAGCAGGAAGAACGGGTCGTCCTCCGACACCTGGGCGCTCTGCACGGGCTCCAGGTCGGACGACCCGGCGATCAGCTCGTCGAGGCTGCCGTCCGACCCGGGGCCGAAGGAGAGTGCGGCGACGAGGTCGACCTCGCGCTCCACCTCCTTGGCCACGTCGGAGAACTCACCCTGCGTGATGAGGATCCTCGGGCCGGCGTCCTTCACCACCTGGACCAGTGCTGGCGTGGCGAGCCGCCAGTTGAGCGGCTGGGTCACCAGCCCGACCCGACCGGCCGCGAAGTAGAGCGCCTGGAACTCCACGCAGTTGCGCGACAGCATGGCGACCTTGTCGCCCTTGGTCAGACCGAGAGCCAGCAGCCCGTTGGCCATCCGCCGGACCAGCTCGTCGAAGTCACGCCAGGTGACCCGCCGCTCGTCGGCCGCGTCGAAGATCGCCTGTCCGTGGGGCGTCAGGCGCGCCCACTTGGCGGGAATGAGTCCTTGGTTCATGTGCGTGGTCCTCGGGGGTGGGGTCGGACTGGACGGACTCAGTAGGCCTTGTCGAGGTCGAGGTGGAGGACCCGGAAGCGCGGGGATCCGCCCTCATCGACGATCTCGGAGGAGTAGACGCCGGCGGAGAGCAGCTTGATCTCACCGTCCTCGGTGCCCATCAGGGTGAGGTAGTGCTTGGTCCGGGTGACCCCGCCGTCGGTGCCCTCGACGATCAGGTTGCTGTTGACGTGGCGACGCTGGTCCTTCTGCGAGGACAGCGAGTCGCTCATCAGCTTCATGATCGCGTCCCGGGGACCGAAGGAGATCTTGTCGCCGCGCGCGATCACCATCGAGAAGGTCGCGTCCTCGGTGAAGACCGACTCGAGCGTCTCGAGGTCTGCGGTGTCGTAGGCGAGGGAGTAGCGGTTGGCGAGGTCTTCGACGGCGGTGCGGTCGGACATGGGGTTCTCCTCGACTCGGGACGTGGCGGCAGGTGCCATATTGCTGAGAACTATATATATGGTTTGCATCACGTCAAGAGCAATGGCCCGGCCCGCCGCGTCCACGACGCGCCGTGCCGGGCCATCACCCGCCATCGCCCCCCGACGGGGCTCGACTCACTGCACGGACGCGCCCCCGTCGACCGGGATCTGCCCGCCGGACACGTAGTACGACTCGGGTCCGGCGAGCCACGCCACCGCGTTCGAGACGTGCTCGGGCTCGATCCAGGCCTTGCCCATCGGGTTCAGCCCGGCGAAGGCCGCCTCGGCGTCCTCCGCCCTCGGCTCGTCCAGGTCGGGACGGAACAACCGGTAGGTGCGGGAGTTCTTGACCATGTCGGTGTCGATGGAGTTGGGGTGGATCGTGTTCACCCGAATGCCGTGCGGGCCCAGCTCGTTGGCCAGGACCTTCATCAGTCCGACGATGGCGTGCTTGGTGGTGGTGTACGCCGCCACATTGGCCAGGCCCTTGAATCCCGCCAGCGAGGCGATGATGATCACCGACCCGCCCGCACCCGCCGCCAGCAGGTGCGGCGCCGCCGCCTTGTAGGTGTGCCACACCCCGGTCACGTTGACATCCATCAGCTCGCGCCACGCGTCGGCACTCACCTCGTGGGTTGCCTCACCGAAGGTGAAGATGCCGGCGTTGGCGACCACGATGCTGACGTTGCCGAGCTCCTCCACCCCTGCGTCGACCGCCGCGGTCAGCGCGTCGATGTCGCGGACGTCCACCCGCGCCGCATGGATCCGACCTCCCGCCGCCCGGACCTGGCGCACCGTCTCCTCGAGGTCCTCGGGCGTTGCCAGATCGTAGAACCCGTCCAGGCTCCCGATGTGCTCGCAGAGGTCCACGGCGATGATCGCGGCGCCGTCGCGGGCCAGTCGCAGCGCGTGGCTGCGCCCCTGGCCGCGGGCCGCGCCGGTGATCAGCGCGACCTTCCCCGCGAGCGGGCCGGCTCCCCCCGCGGACACCGAGGGCTCCGGGCTGGTGGTCGTGTCGGT includes the following:
- a CDS encoding AMP-binding protein, producing the protein MNQGLIPAKWARLTPHGQAIFDAADERRVTWRDFDELVRRMANGLLALGLTKGDKVAMLSRNCVEFQALYFAAGRVGLVTQPLNWRLATPALVQVVKDAGPRILITQGEFSDVAKEVEREVDLVAALSFGPGSDGSLDELIAGSSDLEPVQSAQVSEDDPFFLLYTGGTTGDSKGALHTHRSAAAGMLNQTVAERIVSTDVYMLTGQMYHIPIVLAMNYLKHGCPLVLMNFAPKLALDLIEHEKVSAFLGVTTMLNWMMAEPGFAQYDLSSLRNIQYGGGPMPSNIVRQALDSFPCTLIQGYGQTEGTTMTFLSQEDHLDAVNGIHPERLKSCGREGFVTSVRVVDLDGRDVPKDGRTPGQIVVKSPANMVGYLNRSDLTAQTLRDGWMWTGDVATWDEDSYVFIVDRAKDMIISGGENIYSVQVEEAIATHPAVLECAVIGVPDEEWGETVKGFVVLKPGMEASEQEIIEQAKKHLASYQKPRSVDFVVELPKAPTGKILKRELRKPFWEDQERNV
- a CDS encoding nuclear transport factor 2 family protein encodes the protein MSDRTAVEDLANRYSLAYDTADLETLESVFTEDATFSMVIARGDKISFGPRDAIMKLMSDSLSSQKDQRRHVNSNLIVEGTDGGVTRTKHYLTLMGTEDGEIKLLSAGVYSSEIVDEGGSPRFRVLHLDLDKAY
- a CDS encoding mycofactocin-coupled SDR family oxidoreductase, which translates into the protein MTDTTTSPEPSVSAGGAGPLAGKVALITGAARGQGRSHALRLARDGAAIIAVDLCEHIGSLDGFYDLATPEDLEETVRQVRAAGGRIHAARVDVRDIDALTAAVDAGVEELGNVSIVVANAGIFTFGEATHEVSADAWRELMDVNVTGVWHTYKAAAPHLLAAGAGGSVIIIASLAGFKGLANVAAYTTTKHAIVGLMKVLANELGPHGIRVNTIHPNSIDTDMVKNSRTYRLFRPDLDEPRAEDAEAAFAGLNPMGKAWIEPEHVSNAVAWLAGPESYYVSGGQIPVDGGASVQ